From Ictidomys tridecemlineatus isolate mIctTri1 chromosome 2, mIctTri1.hap1, whole genome shotgun sequence, the proteins below share one genomic window:
- the Znf398 gene encoding zinc finger protein 398 isoform X2: protein MSQSSCTQSCPPWLLLGLSQNPSNIFHLLLSQNSMMPLKLMFSNHSWNQVPVAFDDVSIYFSTPEWEKLEEWQKELYKNIMKGNYESLISMDYAMNQPDVLSQIQPEGEHNTENQTAPEASEIPADPSEEPGLSTSDILSWIKQEEEPQVGAPQESKESDIYKGTHADEELVIKAEGLARASLCPEVPVAFSAPAPPAAKDAFSDVAFKHQQSTPMTPFGRAATDLPEASEGQVTFTQLGSYPLPPPVGEQLFSCHHCGKSLNQDMLLTHQCGHTSEHPLPCAQCPKHFAPQTDLGSTSQDHASEPPPTCPHCARTFTHPSRLTYHLRVHNSTERPFPCPDCPKRFADQARLTSHRRAHASERPFRCTQCGRSFSLKISLLLHQRGHAQERPFSCPQCGIDFNGHSALIRHQMIHTGERPYPCTDCSKSFMRKEHLLNHRRLHTGERPFQCAHCGKSFIRKHHLMKHQRIHTGERPYPCALCGRSFRYKQTLKDHLRSGHNGGCVGESDPATRPPDPPGPLLAGLETSGLGVSTEGLETNQWYGEGSGAGGL, encoded by the exons CAGCTGTACTCAATCATGTCCTCCCTGGCTCCTGCTTGGTCTTTCTCAAAACCCTTCTAATATATTCCACTTGCTACTCTCCCAAAACAGCATGATGCCACTCAAACTAATGTTCTCAAATCATAGCTGGAATCAG GTGCCTGTGGCATTTGATGATGTCTCCATCTACTTCTCGACTCCAGAGTGGGAAAAGTTGGAAGAATGGCAAAAGGAGCTTTACAAGAATATCATGAAGGGAAACTACGAATCTCTTATCTCCATGG ATTATGCCATGAACCAACCTGATGTCTTATCTCAGATTCAACCAGAAGGAGAACATAATACAGAGAACCAGACAGCACCAGAGGCAAGTGAAATTCCTGCAGACCCCAGTGAAG AGCCTGGTCTTTCAACATCAGATATTCTGTCTTGGATTAAACAAGAGGAAGAGCCTCAGGTTGGGGCCCCACAGGAGTCCAAGGAGAGTGATATCTACAAAGGCACCCATGCAG ATGAAGAGCTTGTCATCAAAGCCGAGGGCCTTGCTAGAGCCTCCTTGTGCCCTGAAGTTCCTGTTGCGTTCTCTGCTCCAGCACCACCAGCAGCAAAGGATGCTTTTTCAGATGTGGCTTTCAAACACCAGCAGTCCACTCCCATGACACCATTTGGACGTGCAGCCACTGACTTGCCTGAAGCCTCAGAGGGACAAGTGACTTTTACTCAATTGGGTAGCTACCCTCTCCCACCTCCAGTTGGGGAGCAGCTCTTCTCGTGCCACCACTGTGGCAAGAGTCTAAACCAGGACATGTTGCTGACTCACCAATGTGGCCACACTAGTGAGCATCCCTTACCCTGTGCCCAGTGCCCCAAGCACTTTGCCCCGCAGACGGACCTTGGCAGCACCTCCCAGGACCATGCCAGTGAGCCGCCCCCAACCTGCCCACATTGCGCCCGGACTTTCACTCACCCCTCAAGACTCACCTACCACCTTCGGGTCCATAACAGCACTGAGCGCCCTTTCCCCTGTCCGGATTGCCCCAAGCGCTTTGCTGACCAGGCGCGACTCACAAGTCATAGGCGGGCTCACGCCAGTGAGAGGCCCTTCCGCTGCACGCAGTGTGGCAGGAGCTTCAGCCTGAAGATCAGCCTCCTGCTGCATCAGCGTGGGCACGCACAGGAGCGCCCATTCTCCTGCCCTCAGTGTGGCATCGACTTCAATGGCCACTCGGCCCTGATCCGCCACCAGATGATCCACACAGGCGAGCGGCCATACCCTTGCACTGACTGCAGCAAGAGCTTCATGCGCAAGGAGCATCTGCTCAACCACCGGCGGCTGCACACGGGTGAGCGGCCCTTCCAGTGTGCGCACTGCGGCAAGAGCTTCATCCGCAAGCATCACCTCATGAAGCACCAGCGCATCCACACCGGCGAGAGGCCCTACCCCTGTGCCCTCTGTGGCAGGAGCTTCCGCTACAAGCAGACGCTCAAGGACCACCTGCGTTCGGGCCACAATGGAGGCTGTGTGGGCGAAAGCGACCCAGCCACACGGCCCCCCGACCCACCGGGTCCACTCCTAGCTGGCCTCGAAACCTCTGGCCTGGGTGTTAGCACGGAAGGTCTAGAGACCAATCAGTGGTATGGGGAAGGGAGTGGAGCGGGTGGGTTGTAA
- the Znf398 gene encoding zinc finger protein 398 isoform X4, with product MKGNYESLISMDYAMNQPDVLSQIQPEGEHNTENQTAPEASEIPADPSEEPGLSTSDILSWIKQEEEPQVGAPQESKESDIYKGTHADEELVIKAEGLARASLCPEVPVAFSAPAPPAAKDAFSDVAFKHQQSTPMTPFGRAATDLPEASEGQVTFTQLGSYPLPPPVGEQLFSCHHCGKSLNQDMLLTHQCGHTSEHPLPCAQCPKHFAPQTDLGSTSQDHASEPPPTCPHCARTFTHPSRLTYHLRVHNSTERPFPCPDCPKRFADQARLTSHRRAHASERPFRCTQCGRSFSLKISLLLHQRGHAQERPFSCPQCGIDFNGHSALIRHQMIHTGERPYPCTDCSKSFMRKEHLLNHRRLHTGERPFQCAHCGKSFIRKHHLMKHQRIHTGERPYPCALCGRSFRYKQTLKDHLRSGHNGGCVGESDPATRPPDPPGPLLAGLETSGLGVSTEGLETNQWYGEGSGAGGL from the exons ATGAAGGGAAACTACGAATCTCTTATCTCCATGG ATTATGCCATGAACCAACCTGATGTCTTATCTCAGATTCAACCAGAAGGAGAACATAATACAGAGAACCAGACAGCACCAGAGGCAAGTGAAATTCCTGCAGACCCCAGTGAAG AGCCTGGTCTTTCAACATCAGATATTCTGTCTTGGATTAAACAAGAGGAAGAGCCTCAGGTTGGGGCCCCACAGGAGTCCAAGGAGAGTGATATCTACAAAGGCACCCATGCAG ATGAAGAGCTTGTCATCAAAGCCGAGGGCCTTGCTAGAGCCTCCTTGTGCCCTGAAGTTCCTGTTGCGTTCTCTGCTCCAGCACCACCAGCAGCAAAGGATGCTTTTTCAGATGTGGCTTTCAAACACCAGCAGTCCACTCCCATGACACCATTTGGACGTGCAGCCACTGACTTGCCTGAAGCCTCAGAGGGACAAGTGACTTTTACTCAATTGGGTAGCTACCCTCTCCCACCTCCAGTTGGGGAGCAGCTCTTCTCGTGCCACCACTGTGGCAAGAGTCTAAACCAGGACATGTTGCTGACTCACCAATGTGGCCACACTAGTGAGCATCCCTTACCCTGTGCCCAGTGCCCCAAGCACTTTGCCCCGCAGACGGACCTTGGCAGCACCTCCCAGGACCATGCCAGTGAGCCGCCCCCAACCTGCCCACATTGCGCCCGGACTTTCACTCACCCCTCAAGACTCACCTACCACCTTCGGGTCCATAACAGCACTGAGCGCCCTTTCCCCTGTCCGGATTGCCCCAAGCGCTTTGCTGACCAGGCGCGACTCACAAGTCATAGGCGGGCTCACGCCAGTGAGAGGCCCTTCCGCTGCACGCAGTGTGGCAGGAGCTTCAGCCTGAAGATCAGCCTCCTGCTGCATCAGCGTGGGCACGCACAGGAGCGCCCATTCTCCTGCCCTCAGTGTGGCATCGACTTCAATGGCCACTCGGCCCTGATCCGCCACCAGATGATCCACACAGGCGAGCGGCCATACCCTTGCACTGACTGCAGCAAGAGCTTCATGCGCAAGGAGCATCTGCTCAACCACCGGCGGCTGCACACGGGTGAGCGGCCCTTCCAGTGTGCGCACTGCGGCAAGAGCTTCATCCGCAAGCATCACCTCATGAAGCACCAGCGCATCCACACCGGCGAGAGGCCCTACCCCTGTGCCCTCTGTGGCAGGAGCTTCCGCTACAAGCAGACGCTCAAGGACCACCTGCGTTCGGGCCACAATGGAGGCTGTGTGGGCGAAAGCGACCCAGCCACACGGCCCCCCGACCCACCGGGTCCACTCCTAGCTGGCCTCGAAACCTCTGGCCTGGGTGTTAGCACGGAAGGTCTAGAGACCAATCAGTGGTATGGGGAAGGGAGTGGAGCGGGTGGGTTGTAA
- the Znf398 gene encoding zinc finger protein 398 isoform X3 gives MAEAAAAPVPVAFDDVSIYFSTPEWEKLEEWQKELYKNIMKGNYESLISMDYAMNQPDVLSQIQPEGEHNTENQTAPEASEIPADPSEEPGLSTSDILSWIKQEEEPQVGAPQESKESDIYKGTHADEELVIKAEGLARASLCPEVPVAFSAPAPPAAKDAFSDVAFKHQQSTPMTPFGRAATDLPEASEGQVTFTQLGSYPLPPPVGEQLFSCHHCGKSLNQDMLLTHQCGHTSEHPLPCAQCPKHFAPQTDLGSTSQDHASEPPPTCPHCARTFTHPSRLTYHLRVHNSTERPFPCPDCPKRFADQARLTSHRRAHASERPFRCTQCGRSFSLKISLLLHQRGHAQERPFSCPQCGIDFNGHSALIRHQMIHTGERPYPCTDCSKSFMRKEHLLNHRRLHTGERPFQCAHCGKSFIRKHHLMKHQRIHTGERPYPCALCGRSFRYKQTLKDHLRSGHNGGCVGESDPATRPPDPPGPLLAGLETSGLGVSTEGLETNQWYGEGSGAGGL, from the exons GTGCCTGTGGCATTTGATGATGTCTCCATCTACTTCTCGACTCCAGAGTGGGAAAAGTTGGAAGAATGGCAAAAGGAGCTTTACAAGAATATCATGAAGGGAAACTACGAATCTCTTATCTCCATGG ATTATGCCATGAACCAACCTGATGTCTTATCTCAGATTCAACCAGAAGGAGAACATAATACAGAGAACCAGACAGCACCAGAGGCAAGTGAAATTCCTGCAGACCCCAGTGAAG AGCCTGGTCTTTCAACATCAGATATTCTGTCTTGGATTAAACAAGAGGAAGAGCCTCAGGTTGGGGCCCCACAGGAGTCCAAGGAGAGTGATATCTACAAAGGCACCCATGCAG ATGAAGAGCTTGTCATCAAAGCCGAGGGCCTTGCTAGAGCCTCCTTGTGCCCTGAAGTTCCTGTTGCGTTCTCTGCTCCAGCACCACCAGCAGCAAAGGATGCTTTTTCAGATGTGGCTTTCAAACACCAGCAGTCCACTCCCATGACACCATTTGGACGTGCAGCCACTGACTTGCCTGAAGCCTCAGAGGGACAAGTGACTTTTACTCAATTGGGTAGCTACCCTCTCCCACCTCCAGTTGGGGAGCAGCTCTTCTCGTGCCACCACTGTGGCAAGAGTCTAAACCAGGACATGTTGCTGACTCACCAATGTGGCCACACTAGTGAGCATCCCTTACCCTGTGCCCAGTGCCCCAAGCACTTTGCCCCGCAGACGGACCTTGGCAGCACCTCCCAGGACCATGCCAGTGAGCCGCCCCCAACCTGCCCACATTGCGCCCGGACTTTCACTCACCCCTCAAGACTCACCTACCACCTTCGGGTCCATAACAGCACTGAGCGCCCTTTCCCCTGTCCGGATTGCCCCAAGCGCTTTGCTGACCAGGCGCGACTCACAAGTCATAGGCGGGCTCACGCCAGTGAGAGGCCCTTCCGCTGCACGCAGTGTGGCAGGAGCTTCAGCCTGAAGATCAGCCTCCTGCTGCATCAGCGTGGGCACGCACAGGAGCGCCCATTCTCCTGCCCTCAGTGTGGCATCGACTTCAATGGCCACTCGGCCCTGATCCGCCACCAGATGATCCACACAGGCGAGCGGCCATACCCTTGCACTGACTGCAGCAAGAGCTTCATGCGCAAGGAGCATCTGCTCAACCACCGGCGGCTGCACACGGGTGAGCGGCCCTTCCAGTGTGCGCACTGCGGCAAGAGCTTCATCCGCAAGCATCACCTCATGAAGCACCAGCGCATCCACACCGGCGAGAGGCCCTACCCCTGTGCCCTCTGTGGCAGGAGCTTCCGCTACAAGCAGACGCTCAAGGACCACCTGCGTTCGGGCCACAATGGAGGCTGTGTGGGCGAAAGCGACCCAGCCACACGGCCCCCCGACCCACCGGGTCCACTCCTAGCTGGCCTCGAAACCTCTGGCCTGGGTGTTAGCACGGAAGGTCTAGAGACCAATCAGTGGTATGGGGAAGGGAGTGGAGCGGGTGGGTTGTAA